From a single Flavobacteriales bacterium genomic region:
- the cadA gene encoding cadmium-translocating P-type ATPase — MSDNSKERQIIVEGMTCTNCALSVTKKLEKLGLNSVNTDFISGEVRFSGDLEFEEIKSELKKIGYEALTEKTEEESGKISGIEKKFIFSLIFTLPLLAHMFLGHDSILNSALVQFFLCLPVYLLGAIHFGKSGWGSLRSGIANMDVLIFIGSTAAFVYSIWGSLSYWGTHEVHNYLFFETAATIITLVFLGNVLEHRSVSRTTTAIRELSSLQKVNAKKIINTEKGESIVEIQSEYIQKDDILQVNSGDRIPVDGIVISGNGYADESMITGESRSILKSTGQNVIGGTILLEGTLRISATKIGKDSTLSKIITLVKQAQTQKPQLQKLSDKVSAIFVPAVVAISMLTFVLSFFVFDISIQQALMQSIAVLVISCPCAMGLATPTAVVSGVGRAAKNGIMIKGGDTLERFSKIKQIVFDKTGTLTTGEFEIKSIRIVSDDSKEFIESVLFSIEKNSSHPLAKSIVKSLQQRSGSIELFQVNEIKGKGIQAIDSDNTRWAVGSSRMYSAVSEAGLHEIVIWKNEKPVAYIELKDEIKPGAKAMISQLKNHGIEPILLSGDKNENCKTVAEELGILQWYGEQLPEEKLEKMKALNKEKFTAMVGDGINDAPALSASYLGISPSLATDVAINAAQVVLLTPNIQAISDAYLISKHTMLTIKQNLFWAFFYNVIAIPIAAMGWLNPMIGSLSMAFSDVIVVGNSIRLQKKKLR; from the coding sequence ATGTCGGATAATTCTAAAGAGAGGCAAATTATTGTAGAGGGAATGACCTGCACCAATTGCGCTTTGAGCGTAACTAAAAAGCTGGAAAAATTAGGCCTCAACAGCGTCAACACTGATTTCATTTCAGGAGAAGTGCGGTTTTCCGGCGATCTAGAATTCGAGGAAATTAAGTCCGAACTAAAAAAAATTGGTTACGAAGCGTTGACGGAGAAAACAGAAGAAGAAAGTGGTAAAATATCCGGCATAGAAAAGAAATTTATTTTCTCGTTGATCTTTACACTGCCCCTTTTGGCACATATGTTTTTAGGTCATGATTCTATTTTAAATTCAGCACTTGTTCAGTTTTTCCTTTGTCTCCCTGTTTACCTTTTAGGCGCTATCCATTTTGGAAAAAGCGGATGGGGATCTCTACGATCAGGAATTGCAAATATGGATGTGCTGATTTTTATCGGTTCCACTGCTGCTTTCGTTTATAGTATCTGGGGCTCGCTAAGCTATTGGGGAACGCATGAAGTTCATAACTATCTGTTTTTTGAAACTGCTGCCACAATCATCACACTGGTGTTTTTAGGCAATGTACTTGAACATCGCTCAGTAAGCAGAACAACCACCGCTATTCGCGAATTGAGTTCATTGCAAAAGGTAAATGCCAAAAAAATAATAAACACCGAAAAAGGTGAAAGCATTGTTGAAATTCAGTCTGAATACATTCAGAAAGATGATATTCTACAAGTGAATTCCGGAGATCGTATCCCTGTAGATGGCATAGTAATTTCGGGAAATGGTTATGCCGATGAATCGATGATTACCGGTGAGAGTCGTTCCATTCTTAAAAGCACGGGACAAAACGTAATTGGCGGTACTATTTTACTTGAGGGTACCCTACGAATCAGCGCCACCAAAATCGGAAAAGACAGCACCCTATCCAAGATCATCACCCTGGTGAAACAGGCGCAAACCCAAAAACCTCAGTTGCAAAAGTTATCCGATAAAGTCAGTGCAATTTTTGTCCCTGCGGTTGTGGCCATATCCATGTTAACCTTTGTACTTTCTTTTTTTGTATTCGATATTTCAATTCAGCAGGCCTTGATGCAGAGTATTGCTGTTTTGGTCATTTCCTGTCCCTGCGCTATGGGATTAGCAACACCTACAGCGGTAGTGTCAGGAGTAGGAAGAGCTGCAAAAAATGGAATCATGATCAAGGGGGGAGATACCTTAGAACGATTCTCCAAAATTAAACAGATTGTATTCGATAAAACCGGAACGCTCACCACTGGCGAATTCGAAATAAAATCGATACGAATCGTTTCGGATGATTCAAAGGAGTTCATTGAGTCTGTATTGTTTTCCATTGAAAAAAACAGTTCACATCCGCTGGCAAAAAGCATAGTGAAATCGCTTCAGCAAAGGTCCGGTTCAATAGAACTATTTCAGGTTAATGAAATTAAAGGAAAAGGAATTCAGGCCATAGATTCAGATAATACGCGTTGGGCGGTAGGGTCATCCAGAATGTATTCTGCGGTTTCGGAAGCCGGCTTGCATGAAATTGTGATTTGGAAAAATGAAAAGCCAGTCGCTTATATTGAATTAAAAGACGAAATAAAACCGGGTGCAAAAGCAATGATTTCCCAGTTAAAAAATCATGGTATTGAACCCATCTTGTTAAGTGGCGACAAAAACGAAAATTGCAAAACCGTGGCAGAGGAATTGGGAATACTGCAATGGTATGGCGAACAACTTCCGGAAGAAAAACTGGAAAAAATGAAAGCATTGAATAAAGAAAAATTCACCGCCATGGTTGGTGATGGAATTAACGATGCACCTGCCCTCTCCGCTTCTTATTTAGGTATTTCTCCTTCTTTGGCAACGGATGTTGCCATAAATGCTGCACAAGTGGTTTTACTCACCCCCAATATCCAGGCCATCTCTGATGCTTATCTCATTAGTAAACACACCATGCTCACCATAAAACAAAATTTGTTCTGGGCATTTTTCTACAATGTAATCGCAATTCCGATTGCAGCAATGGGCTGGCTAAACCCGATGATTGGTTCTTTATCCATGGCCTTTTCTGATGTAATTGTAGTTGGGAATTCCATTCGACTCCAAAAGAAAAAACTGCGATGA
- the recR gene encoding recombination mediator RecR — MQYSSRIIEEAVEQLSSLPGVGRRSALRLVLSMLKKKPEEIEKFSAAFLHLAHDLKHCNNCHNISDESICSICANPGREESLLCVVEDIRDVMAIENTGQFTGKYHVLGGIISPMDGIGPQDLQIESLVKKVESGEIKEIILALSATMEGDTTNFYLFRKLKDFNIKISSIARGISVGDELEYADEVTLGRSILNRIPYESGFTVGK; from the coding sequence ATGCAATATTCATCCAGAATTATTGAAGAAGCTGTTGAACAATTGTCCTCCCTGCCTGGGGTGGGACGACGTTCAGCTTTGCGTTTGGTATTAAGTATGCTGAAAAAAAAGCCAGAAGAAATTGAAAAATTCTCCGCTGCTTTTTTGCATCTGGCACATGATTTAAAGCATTGCAATAATTGCCATAATATTTCTGATGAAAGCATTTGTTCCATTTGCGCAAATCCCGGCAGGGAAGAATCATTGCTATGTGTAGTGGAGGATATCCGCGATGTGATGGCAATAGAAAACACAGGTCAATTTACCGGAAAGTACCATGTGTTAGGGGGAATTATTTCACCTATGGATGGAATTGGTCCGCAAGATTTGCAAATTGAATCGCTGGTGAAAAAGGTGGAGTCCGGCGAAATAAAAGAAATCATTCTTGCACTTTCTGCCACTATGGAAGGCGATACCACCAATTTTTATCTTTTCAGAAAATTGAAAGATTTTAATATTAAAATCAGCAGTATCGCAAGGGGAATTTCCGTGGGAGATGAACTGGAATATGCCGATGAAGTTACGTTGGGAAGGTCTATTTTAAACCGTATTCCCTATGAATCCGGCTTTACGGTTGGCAAATAA
- a CDS encoding NAD(P)-binding domain-containing protein: MHIGVVGSGAMGSGIAQVAAMNGHQVVLFDANPESLNKAKSSLEKILNSLQEKGKIQSAADVISRFHFASDLNAFKDCGLVIEAIIENLNAKQELFSKLEQIIAPNAILATNTSSLSVTLIAASVQNSSRVVGIHFFNPAPLMPLVEIIPAVQTEEEYLVLSRKLIDSWGKNTVLAKDTPGFIVNRVARPYYGEAIRIYEEGIADFATIDWAMKEIGGFRMGPFELMDFIGNDINYTVTETVFREFFYDPRYKPSFTQKRQVESKRLGRKTGRGYYNYAEGAVQPEANKDTELGNYIVERILVMLINEAADALYLNIATREDLDLAMTKGVNYPKGLLHWADEIGIKNVLDRLNHLQDLYGEDRYRPSPILKKMQSASETFFH; the protein is encoded by the coding sequence ATGCATATCGGCGTTGTAGGAAGTGGCGCCATGGGAAGTGGAATTGCTCAGGTAGCAGCTATGAATGGACATCAGGTTGTCCTTTTCGACGCTAATCCTGAATCGCTGAATAAAGCAAAATCTTCATTAGAAAAAATCCTGAATTCCCTTCAGGAAAAAGGAAAAATACAAAGTGCTGCCGATGTAATATCGCGTTTTCATTTTGCGTCTGACTTAAACGCTTTTAAAGATTGCGGCTTAGTTATAGAAGCTATTATAGAAAACCTGAATGCCAAACAAGAATTGTTTTCAAAGCTGGAACAGATCATAGCCCCCAATGCAATTCTTGCCACAAACACCAGTTCTTTATCGGTGACCCTAATCGCTGCCTCAGTACAAAATTCTTCAAGAGTAGTTGGTATCCATTTTTTCAATCCTGCACCCTTAATGCCCCTGGTGGAAATTATTCCAGCCGTTCAAACTGAAGAGGAATATTTGGTCCTTTCCCGCAAATTAATCGACTCCTGGGGTAAGAATACGGTATTAGCCAAAGACACACCCGGGTTCATCGTAAATCGCGTTGCTCGCCCTTATTACGGCGAAGCAATCCGGATTTATGAAGAAGGAATCGCCGATTTTGCTACCATCGACTGGGCCATGAAGGAAATCGGAGGATTTCGAATGGGACCTTTTGAATTAATGGATTTCATTGGTAATGACATAAACTATACTGTTACTGAAACTGTTTTCAGGGAGTTTTTCTATGATCCGAGGTATAAACCGTCCTTCACCCAGAAGCGTCAGGTTGAATCCAAACGTCTTGGCCGCAAAACCGGAAGAGGTTATTACAACTATGCCGAAGGAGCCGTTCAACCAGAAGCGAATAAGGACACTGAATTAGGAAATTATATCGTTGAGCGCATTTTGGTCATGCTGATCAATGAAGCGGCAGATGCACTTTACCTGAATATCGCTACACGGGAAGACCTCGATTTGGCTATGACCAAGGGCGTAAATTATCCGAAAGGACTATTGCATTGGGCAGATGAAATAGGAATAAAAAATGTGTTAGATCGCCTGAATCACTTGCAGGACCTTTACGGTGAAGATAGATATCGTCCCAGTCCGATTTTAAAAAAGATGCAAAGCGCTTCGGAAACGTTTTTTCATTAA
- a CDS encoding metallophosphatase family protein — protein sequence MRKIGIISDTHGYLDEKVFVHFADCDEIWHAGDIGTSHVVEQLEAFKPLKAVYGNIDGTELRKSYPETAVFMCEEVKVMIHHIAGKPYTYLAAAKKLIIEHQPGILVCGHSHILRVEFDKKLQFLYLNPGAAGVHGFHKVKTLLRFKIDGQRIFDMEAIELGPRAGKYSEML from the coding sequence ATGAGAAAAATTGGAATTATTTCCGATACGCATGGTTATTTGGATGAAAAAGTGTTTGTCCACTTTGCCGATTGCGATGAAATTTGGCATGCGGGTGACATCGGTACTTCCCATGTTGTTGAACAACTTGAAGCATTTAAACCACTAAAAGCTGTTTATGGAAATATTGATGGTACGGAGTTAAGAAAATCTTATCCGGAAACAGCTGTTTTTATGTGTGAAGAGGTAAAAGTGATGATTCACCATATTGCAGGAAAACCCTACACCTACCTTGCTGCAGCAAAAAAATTAATCATTGAGCATCAACCCGGGATTTTGGTATGTGGACATAGCCACATCTTAAGGGTGGAATTCGATAAGAAACTTCAGTTTTTATACTTAAATCCGGGAGCAGCAGGTGTTCATGGATTTCACAAAGTGAAAACGCTGCTTCGCTTTAAAATTGATGGCCAACGGATCTTCGATATGGAAGCAATTGAATTGGGACCGCGGGCTGGTAAATACTCCGAGATGCTATAA
- a CDS encoding glycosyltransferase family 2 protein, translating to MKLSIVIVNYNVEYFLEQCLNSVYAALKEIKAEVFVVDNNSIDASCTMVKKKFPQVILIENKFNAGFSKANNQAMRMAKGEYVLLLNPDTVVEEDTFKKVIEFMDQHPDAGGLGVKMIDGKGKFLPESKRGLPTPAVAFYKIFGLSALFPKSRRFGKYHLGYLDKEEVHEIEILSGAFMLMRKNALEKVGLLDEDFFMYGEDIDLSYRIILGGYKNYYFPKTRIIHYKGESTKKSSVNYVFVFYNAMIIFARKHFSEKNARLFSFFIHLAIYLRAGMAIISRAIKQTIVPLIDFALILGGSALIANYYGEYKSIHFPEQVLQIAIPSYSIIWLLSVWLSGGYDKPVKLLKIIKGLAIGTAVILMVYGLLPKDWQFSRIFILLSSLWATLVYINLRLIFHLSGWRNYNLKQRRTKRFVIIGKTDEADRVAGLLKQTNNYSDFIAFVQPEKGIKDPHFVGDISQLNEIIDVLRIDEIIFCARDNSAQQIIDLMSTSDHSKVDFKIAQPESLYLIGSNSIDTSGDLYVIDINSISRPANVRNKRMFDLFGSICCILFIPVIGLIRPSNFSLLPDFLKVFIGKKTLIGYQVANPSHYRLPKIKPGVFSTASNISINSQSEDWIKKVDIIYAKDYKLGNDFKLLFSGLFKKPSERKS from the coding sequence ATGAAGCTTTCCATCGTCATAGTGAATTATAACGTCGAGTATTTCCTCGAGCAATGCCTTAATTCTGTTTATGCCGCTCTAAAGGAGATAAAGGCAGAGGTGTTTGTGGTGGATAATAACTCGATCGACGCTTCCTGCACCATGGTGAAGAAAAAATTCCCGCAGGTAATTCTCATCGAAAATAAATTCAATGCCGGATTTTCTAAAGCCAACAATCAGGCCATGCGGATGGCAAAAGGAGAATATGTCCTCTTGTTAAATCCGGATACCGTAGTGGAAGAAGACACGTTTAAAAAGGTGATTGAATTTATGGACCAACATCCGGATGCCGGTGGATTGGGTGTAAAAATGATCGACGGTAAAGGGAAGTTTTTACCTGAATCGAAACGTGGACTACCCACTCCTGCGGTTGCGTTTTATAAAATATTCGGACTATCCGCCTTATTCCCAAAATCGCGTCGGTTTGGAAAATATCACTTAGGTTATCTGGATAAAGAAGAAGTACATGAAATAGAAATTCTTTCCGGTGCATTTATGTTAATGCGGAAAAATGCCTTGGAAAAAGTGGGTCTGCTGGATGAGGATTTTTTCATGTATGGCGAAGATATCGATCTCTCTTACCGGATAATTTTAGGCGGATACAAAAATTATTACTTCCCAAAAACACGAATTATCCATTACAAAGGAGAAAGCACCAAAAAAAGTTCGGTGAATTATGTGTTTGTGTTTTACAATGCCATGATCATTTTTGCACGCAAACATTTCTCCGAAAAAAATGCAAGGCTGTTTTCTTTTTTTATTCACCTGGCCATTTATCTCCGTGCAGGAATGGCCATTATCAGTCGGGCCATCAAGCAAACCATTGTTCCACTTATTGATTTTGCACTCATACTTGGAGGATCTGCTCTGATTGCAAATTATTACGGCGAATACAAGAGCATTCATTTCCCGGAACAAGTTCTACAAATTGCCATTCCCTCCTACTCCATCATTTGGTTATTGTCGGTTTGGCTCTCCGGTGGGTATGATAAACCGGTTAAACTTTTAAAAATTATAAAAGGTTTAGCTATTGGTACAGCAGTTATTCTCATGGTTTATGGTTTGTTGCCTAAGGATTGGCAATTCTCCAGAATTTTCATTTTGCTTTCTTCTCTCTGGGCAACCCTGGTTTACATCAACCTGAGATTAATTTTTCATTTAAGCGGATGGAGAAATTACAATCTTAAACAACGACGCACAAAACGCTTTGTGATCATTGGCAAAACAGACGAAGCAGACCGGGTAGCTGGTTTATTAAAGCAAACGAATAATTACTCCGATTTTATCGCTTTTGTACAGCCGGAAAAAGGAATTAAGGACCCTCATTTTGTAGGCGACATTTCCCAACTCAATGAGATCATCGACGTCCTGCGAATCGATGAAATTATTTTTTGTGCCCGTGATAATTCAGCACAACAAATCATCGATTTAATGTCCACCTCCGATCACTCAAAAGTGGATTTTAAAATAGCACAACCTGAAAGTTTGTATCTGATTGGAAGCAATAGCATCGACACCTCCGGCGATTTGTACGTTATCGATATCAACTCCATTTCCCGACCGGCCAATGTCAGAAACAAACGAATGTTCGATTTATTTGGTTCAATTTGCTGCATTCTTTTCATACCGGTTATCGGACTAATTCGTCCTTCCAATTTTTCCCTATTACCCGATTTTTTAAAGGTTTTCATTGGGAAAAAAACACTCATCGGATATCAGGTGGCAAATCCCTCCCATTACCGACTTCCTAAAATTAAACCGGGTGTTTTTAGCACCGCAAGTAATATCTCAATTAATTCTCAATCAGAAGATTGGATTAAAAAAGTAGATATTATTTATGCCAAGGATTATAAGCTGGGCAATGACTTCAAATTGCTGTTTTCGGGTTTGTTTAAAAAACCTTCTGAAAGAAAAAGCTAA
- a CDS encoding AAA family ATPase, giving the protein MGKIIAVVNQKGGVGKTTSAINLSACFGALEFKTLLVDADPQANATSGVGFDPKNIKTSIYECLINDTDPRDIILTTNNPNLDLLPAHIDLVGAEIELINLPNREMMMKRALSKIKNDYDFIIIDCSPSLGLITVNALTGADSVIVPVQCEYFALEGLGKLLNTIKIVQSRLNPELSIEGILLTMYDTRLRLSNQVVDEVKTHFQQLVFDTIIHRNTTLGEAPSHGETIIMHDATSKGAINYLNLAREILQKNEMTRINESDKIIEA; this is encoded by the coding sequence ATGGGAAAGATCATTGCTGTTGTGAATCAGAAAGGTGGGGTAGGGAAAACCACTAGTGCTATTAACCTCAGTGCCTGTTTTGGGGCGCTGGAGTTTAAGACTCTTTTGGTGGATGCAGATCCTCAGGCCAATGCTACTTCCGGGGTTGGTTTTGATCCGAAAAACATTAAAACCAGCATTTATGAATGCCTGATTAATGACACCGATCCAAGGGACATCATCTTAACAACCAATAATCCGAATCTGGATTTATTGCCTGCGCATATTGATTTGGTGGGTGCGGAAATTGAGTTAATCAATTTACCCAACCGCGAAATGATGATGAAGCGCGCCTTGTCGAAAATTAAAAACGATTATGATTTTATCATCATCGATTGTTCGCCATCACTTGGTTTAATCACCGTTAACGCTCTAACCGGAGCAGATTCAGTGATTGTTCCTGTTCAATGCGAATATTTTGCATTGGAAGGACTAGGGAAATTATTGAACACCATCAAAATTGTTCAATCCCGATTGAATCCTGAATTAAGCATCGAAGGAATATTGCTCACGATGTATGATACGCGTCTACGTTTATCCAACCAGGTGGTGGATGAAGTTAAAACGCATTTCCAGCAATTGGTATTCGATACGATCATACATCGCAATACTACGCTGGGTGAAGCACCATCACACGGTGAAACAATTATTATGCATGATGCCACCAGTAAAGGGGCAATCAATTATCTCAATTTGGCGCGGGAAATTCTGCAAAAAAATGAGATGACACGCATCAACGAATCCGACAAAATCATAGAAGCATAA
- a CDS encoding 2-oxo acid dehydrogenase subunit E2, whose product MSQVEVLLPKMGESVAEATIIKWLKNEGDMVELDEPIIEIATDKVDSEVPSPNAGILVKRLCNEGDVVQVGKAIAIIGSEASAAATPVAPKAEVSVSNAPVANTASVSSNGHHSTPAPLVKNGGQGKFYSPLVRTIAQTEGVTIEELDSIQGTGLQGRVTKKDILNYLPNRGKGKVQTVVQQSPVTVAESKPESKIEVREEKKVSVPVFPGDEIIEMDRMRKLIAEYMVNSKKVSPHVTSFVEVDVTNMVLWRERVKKEFEKREKEKLTYTPILIEAIVKAIKDFPMINISVDGDKIIKRKEINIGMAAALPSGNLIVPVIKNADRLNLVGITQAVNDLANRARNNQLKPDEITGGTYTVSNVGTFGNVMGTPIINQPQVAIMATGAIRKKPAVIETPFGDTIGIRHMMFLSHSYDHRVVDGALGGSFVRRVADYLEQFDMNREI is encoded by the coding sequence ATGTCGCAGGTCGAAGTTTTGTTGCCCAAAATGGGAGAAAGTGTTGCAGAGGCAACGATCATCAAATGGTTGAAAAATGAGGGGGATATGGTTGAACTCGATGAACCCATCATTGAAATTGCAACGGATAAAGTTGACTCCGAAGTTCCTTCACCCAATGCGGGAATTCTGGTTAAAAGATTATGCAACGAAGGCGATGTGGTGCAAGTTGGAAAAGCAATTGCCATCATCGGATCTGAAGCCTCTGCTGCTGCAACTCCTGTAGCCCCTAAAGCAGAAGTTTCCGTAAGCAATGCACCAGTTGCCAATACAGCTTCAGTTAGTTCGAATGGTCACCATTCCACCCCTGCTCCATTGGTAAAAAATGGCGGACAAGGAAAATTTTATTCACCTCTCGTTCGCACTATTGCACAAACAGAAGGTGTCACCATCGAAGAATTAGACTCCATCCAGGGTACCGGCTTGCAAGGACGCGTTACCAAAAAAGATATTTTGAATTACCTGCCTAACCGCGGTAAAGGAAAAGTTCAAACTGTAGTTCAGCAATCACCTGTTACCGTTGCAGAATCAAAACCGGAAAGCAAAATCGAAGTCAGAGAAGAAAAGAAAGTATCTGTTCCGGTATTCCCAGGAGATGAAATCATTGAGATGGACCGCATGCGTAAGCTGATTGCGGAATACATGGTGAATTCGAAAAAGGTTTCTCCTCACGTTACATCATTCGTTGAAGTGGATGTAACCAACATGGTTTTATGGAGAGAACGAGTGAAGAAGGAATTCGAAAAAAGAGAAAAAGAGAAATTAACCTATACTCCGATTCTCATCGAAGCCATTGTTAAAGCGATCAAGGATTTCCCAATGATCAACATTAGCGTTGATGGCGACAAAATCATTAAACGCAAAGAAATCAACATCGGTATGGCAGCTGCATTGCCTTCCGGAAATTTAATTGTGCCGGTGATTAAAAACGCCGATCGCTTAAATCTGGTAGGTATTACACAAGCCGTAAATGATCTTGCTAATCGTGCAAGAAATAATCAATTAAAACCAGATGAAATTACAGGAGGAACTTACACGGTTTCCAATGTAGGTACGTTTGGAAATGTAATGGGTACGCCTATTATTAATCAACCGCAGGTTGCCATTATGGCTACCGGTGCCATCCGGAAAAAACCTGCAGTAATTGAAACTCCTTTTGGAGACACTATTGGTATTCGACATATGATGTTCCTTTCTCACTCGTACGATCACAGAGTGGTTGATGGCGCATTGGGTGGAAGTTTTGTGCGGAGAGTGGCCGATTACCTCGAACAATTCGATATGAACCGCGAAATCTAA
- a CDS encoding septum formation initiator family protein, whose translation MKKGRLANWVGLFRNKYILTITLFFLWMTFFDNNDFFRQYKVYQKRQEMTRELNRRKALIKDTYENLNQLKDRKQLEKFAREQYLFKRPNEDIFVLVEENPNQ comes from the coding sequence ATGAAAAAAGGAAGACTAGCGAATTGGGTTGGCTTATTCAGGAATAAGTACATTCTGACCATTACCTTGTTTTTCCTGTGGATGACCTTCTTCGATAACAATGATTTTTTCCGTCAATACAAGGTTTACCAGAAACGGCAGGAAATGACCCGGGAACTCAACCGAAGAAAAGCCTTAATCAAAGACACTTACGAAAACCTTAACCAGTTAAAGGACCGAAAGCAGTTGGAAAAATTCGCCCGCGAACAATACTTGTTTAAGCGACCTAATGAAGATATTTTTGTGCTGGTAGAAGAAAATCCAAATCAATGA
- a CDS encoding NAD(P)H-dependent oxidoreductase yields MITIISSTNRSNSYSARMARLIHLELKGRNVESQVLDLQSLPPHFAWSKIEDQSLPEFDQLAEQYIRDVNKFIFVIPEYNGSFPGILKTFIDSVHPRNFQGKKASLVGISSGRAGALRALDHFTGVLHYLQVEVLSDKPKFPQIDKILNPNNELTDPESVFRLRKNIDKFLLF; encoded by the coding sequence GTGATTACCATTATCTCCTCTACCAATCGCAGTAATAGTTATTCTGCACGCATGGCCCGGCTGATCCATTTGGAACTGAAGGGTAGAAATGTTGAAAGTCAGGTTCTGGACCTTCAATCGCTCCCCCCTCATTTTGCCTGGTCGAAAATTGAGGACCAGTCTCTGCCCGAATTTGATCAGCTTGCGGAGCAATATATACGCGATGTTAATAAGTTCATTTTTGTCATTCCAGAATACAACGGAAGTTTTCCGGGAATATTGAAAACCTTTATTGATTCTGTACATCCAAGGAATTTTCAGGGTAAAAAAGCAAGTCTGGTAGGCATCAGTTCCGGACGAGCAGGTGCCCTGAGAGCACTTGATCATTTTACGGGGGTGCTTCATTACCTTCAGGTGGAAGTGTTGAGCGATAAACCTAAATTCCCGCAAATCGATAAAATTTTAAATCCAAACAACGAATTAACCGATCCGGAATCGGTGTTCCGTCTGAGAAAAAACATCGACAAGTTCCTGCTTTTTTAA
- a CDS encoding enoyl-CoA hydratase/isomerase family protein, translating into MDFIQFEKIGHVGKISLSRPDKFNSFNRQMALELQSVLDKCAADDDVRCVMLTSSGKAFCAGQDLGEAIDPSGPGIEKIVIEHYNPIVEKMRFMEKPIVAAVNGVAAGAGASLALACDIVLATQSASFSQAFSKIGLIPDSGGTHILPRIVGYHRAAALMFLSEKISAQEGKELGFIWKVFADDEFVAKSLELCTQLAAMPTKGIGLTKRLLNESVSNDLSAQLKLEAKVQVEAAASADHKEGINAFLEKRAPVFTGK; encoded by the coding sequence ATGGATTTCATTCAATTCGAGAAAATCGGACATGTAGGCAAAATTTCCTTGTCGCGTCCGGATAAGTTTAATTCGTTCAACCGCCAAATGGCACTTGAGTTACAGTCCGTACTCGATAAATGCGCTGCAGATGATGATGTACGTTGTGTTATGCTCACATCGAGTGGAAAAGCATTTTGCGCTGGTCAGGATTTAGGTGAGGCGATTGATCCGAGTGGACCCGGAATTGAAAAAATTGTCATTGAACATTACAATCCGATTGTTGAAAAAATGCGCTTTATGGAAAAGCCCATCGTTGCAGCGGTTAATGGTGTGGCTGCCGGTGCCGGTGCATCACTGGCTTTGGCTTGTGATATTGTTCTTGCCACACAATCGGCTTCATTTTCCCAGGCATTCAGTAAAATCGGACTCATCCCCGATAGCGGTGGAACCCATATTTTACCCCGAATAGTCGGATATCACCGTGCAGCGGCATTGATGTTTTTAAGTGAAAAAATCAGTGCGCAGGAAGGAAAAGAGCTTGGTTTCATTTGGAAAGTATTTGCAGATGATGAATTCGTTGCCAAATCACTTGAATTATGTACCCAGTTAGCCGCCATGCCTACGAAGGGAATTGGACTTACCAAACGACTGTTGAATGAAAGTGTAAGTAACGACCTAAGTGCTCAATTAAAACTTGAAGCAAAAGTTCAGGTAGAAGCAGCTGCAAGTGCAGATCATAAAGAAGGTATTAATGCCTTTTTAGAAAAAAGAGCTCCGGTATTTACAGGAAAATAA